A single Nostoc sp. PCC 7107 DNA region contains:
- a CDS encoding ion channel, with protein sequence MKFQLKRLARKQRQRPQPIIHLKYHNGNVEIMGLGVWHSYWRDPYHLLLTVSWSGFVLLICAFYVIINTLFALAYLLGGDCITNARPGSFVDAFFFSVQTLASIGYGAMYPKTTYANIIVTVEAIVGVMGIAVMTGLAFARFSRPTARVIFSRVAVIVPYDGAPTLMFRTANQRRNLILEAQMRVYLMRDEVTAEGDFMRRIYDLKLLRQQTPGFTLTWSVMHVIDQSSPLYGMTPESLSQTNCVLMVSLSGIDETVAQIVHARHSYGSNEILWNHRFVDILHHASNGHRYIDYNHFHDVLPLE encoded by the coding sequence ATGAAATTTCAACTCAAAAGACTCGCACGAAAGCAACGACAGCGTCCACAACCCATCATTCATCTCAAATATCACAATGGTAATGTGGAGATTATGGGCTTAGGTGTATGGCACTCCTACTGGCGCGATCCTTACCATTTACTCTTGACAGTTTCTTGGAGTGGATTTGTACTATTAATTTGTGCTTTTTATGTAATTATTAACACTCTGTTTGCTTTGGCGTATTTATTAGGGGGAGATTGTATTACGAATGCTCGTCCAGGTTCTTTTGTAGATGCGTTTTTCTTTAGTGTGCAAACTTTGGCATCCATCGGTTACGGTGCAATGTATCCCAAAACAACTTATGCCAATATCATTGTTACGGTAGAGGCGATCGTTGGGGTGATGGGAATTGCTGTGATGACAGGGTTAGCCTTTGCACGGTTTTCTCGTCCAACTGCGCGTGTCATCTTTAGTCGTGTGGCGGTAATTGTACCCTATGATGGTGCGCCGACTCTGATGTTTCGCACTGCTAACCAGCGGCGGAATTTAATTTTGGAAGCACAGATGCGGGTGTATCTAATGCGTGATGAAGTTACAGCAGAAGGTGATTTTATGCGCCGCATATATGATCTCAAACTTTTGCGACAACAAACTCCTGGCTTTACCTTGACTTGGTCGGTGATGCACGTAATTGATCAGTCTAGTCCTTTATATGGAATGACACCAGAATCTTTAAGTCAAACTAACTGTGTATTGATGGTGTCTTTAAGTGGCATTGATGAAACCGTGGCACAAATTGTTCATGCACGTCATAGCTATGGTAGTAATGAGATTTTATGGAATCATCGGTTTGTCGATATACTGCACCACGCATCTAATGGACATCGTTATATCGACTACAACCACTTCCATGATGTTCTTCCTTTGGAGTAA
- a CDS encoding tetracycline resistance MFS efflux pump — translation MNRNFWITALVALINSLSLTILIPIIYLYGKQFGLSDFQTSLLFSIYSIAQFFSTPVIGKLSDRFGRKPLLIISLAGTVIANAIAGTATTASWLFFARFLDGITGGNASVAQAIISDVTAPENRVKAFGIYGAAFGVGFVLGPVTSLLAQQFSLGTAFLVSAAIAFFALLITIFFLPETLQTKAAKANNLFDLGLGNLIRGLAMPKIGILLIINFFIGTTFTIFTYAFQPYFIKVLGQNSQSLTLVFILFGVLGTIMQTWGVSLLNRKFNIVSILFLALFIRSLSFIIMPIWHNIIYFIIVAIVYSLFNSLVQPMINTLISLNAKSQEQGTAMGLNSSYLSISNGIGPVIAGMLINQSHPQTYSYPLYLAGILTFLVLFLAILTRKNYLPHGTEK, via the coding sequence ATGAACCGAAATTTCTGGATTACGGCTTTAGTTGCCTTGATTAATTCCCTCAGTTTGACAATTTTAATCCCTATTATCTATCTTTATGGCAAACAATTTGGGCTGAGTGATTTTCAGACAAGTTTGTTATTTTCGATTTATTCAATAGCTCAGTTTTTCTCCACACCTGTGATTGGTAAATTATCCGATCGCTTTGGGCGCAAACCTTTGTTGATTATTAGTTTAGCCGGGACAGTGATTGCCAATGCGATCGCTGGGACTGCAACCACAGCTAGTTGGCTATTCTTCGCCAGATTTCTTGATGGAATTACTGGCGGTAATGCTTCTGTGGCGCAGGCGATTATTTCTGATGTCACCGCCCCCGAAAATCGCGTTAAAGCTTTTGGGATTTACGGTGCAGCCTTTGGCGTAGGTTTTGTGTTAGGGCCAGTTACAAGTTTGCTGGCGCAGCAATTTTCTCTGGGGACAGCTTTTTTAGTTTCGGCGGCGATCGCCTTTTTCGCTCTGTTAATTACAATTTTCTTTTTACCAGAAACTCTGCAAACTAAAGCTGCTAAAGCCAACAACCTCTTTGACCTCGGATTAGGAAATTTAATTCGTGGTTTAGCTATGCCAAAAATTGGCATATTACTCATTATTAACTTTTTTATCGGCACAACTTTTACAATTTTTACCTATGCTTTTCAACCTTATTTTATTAAGGTATTAGGACAAAATAGTCAATCTTTGACACTTGTATTTATCTTATTTGGCGTATTGGGAACAATCATGCAAACTTGGGGTGTATCCCTTCTCAACCGTAAATTTAATATTGTTAGTATATTATTTTTAGCTTTATTTATCCGCAGTTTATCATTTATAATCATGCCAATTTGGCATAACATTATTTATTTTATTATAGTTGCCATTGTATATTCTTTATTTAACTCTTTAGTTCAACCCATGATTAATACGTTAATTTCACTCAATGCTAAGTCACAGGAACAAGGCACAGCAATGGGTTTGAACTCTTCTTATTTAAGTATTTCCAATGGAATTGGCCCGGTAATTGCTGGTATGCTAATCAATCAATCTCATCCCCAAACTTATAGCTATCCCCTCTATTTAGCAGGGATTCTGACTTTTCTAGTCTTATTTTTAGCAATCTTGACTCGCAAAAACTATCTTCCTCATGGCACAGAAAAATAA
- a CDS encoding 2OG-Fe dioxygenase family protein translates to MQTVWESTELEYAFLFTLRKVNSINPEGFKPFFHNLPVDPYIKGNYRLRRLSRFTVSGNELIKLPHGYLFQSKTYNPLLGDVKREFAELEDSMIELDIFKKMVLAFSDSSKLHPEAEIGVHQIRTICSAENMGNPAPEGIHQDGTDFIGIFSVARENIQGGETHLYTAKKEKPVFSKVLHPGELLLVNDHEFFHFTTPIKPQIDGLGIRDVFVLTSPSLLTE, encoded by the coding sequence ATGCAAACAGTATGGGAATCAACAGAATTAGAATATGCCTTTCTGTTCACCTTAAGAAAGGTAAATTCCATTAATCCCGAAGGTTTTAAGCCATTCTTTCATAATTTGCCAGTTGATCCTTATATCAAGGGCAATTATCGTTTAAGAAGATTATCTCGGTTTACCGTTTCTGGGAACGAGTTAATTAAGCTACCACATGGTTATCTGTTTCAAAGTAAAACATACAATCCTTTATTAGGAGATGTCAAAAGAGAATTTGCGGAATTAGAAGACAGCATGATTGAGCTTGATATCTTTAAAAAGATGGTCTTAGCATTTAGTGATTCTTCTAAACTGCATCCAGAAGCAGAAATAGGAGTTCATCAAATCAGAACCATCTGTTCGGCAGAAAATATGGGAAATCCTGCACCTGAAGGTATTCATCAAGATGGTACTGATTTTATTGGAATATTCTCTGTTGCTAGAGAAAATATTCAAGGAGGCGAAACCCATTTATACACTGCAAAAAAAGAAAAGCCAGTATTTAGCAAAGTGCTGCATCCTGGTGAACTGTTATTAGTTAACGACCACGAATTTTTCCACTTTACCACTCCGATAAAACCACAAATTGATGGGTTGGGAATTAGGGATGTTTTTGTGTTGACTTCGCCTAGCTTACTAACTGAATAA
- a CDS encoding DUF6636 domain-containing protein, with product MKRKNFLTILTTTIFSCISFPAIAQAETQFQTPSKNIHCLIADQSIRCDVLQITGRIPPQPKDCQLDWGHVFKLNARGNGYRGCYGDTVADANSPVLQYGKTLRYQGFTCTSKKTGLTCVNRDKKGWELSKERQRFF from the coding sequence ATGAAGCGCAAAAATTTTTTGACCATCCTGACAACAACTATATTTTCCTGCATATCTTTCCCGGCGATCGCCCAAGCGGAAACCCAATTTCAAACACCTTCTAAGAATATTCACTGCTTAATTGCAGATCAAAGTATTCGTTGTGATGTTTTACAAATTACTGGAAGAATCCCACCTCAACCCAAAGACTGTCAATTAGACTGGGGTCACGTATTTAAGCTGAATGCGCGAGGGAATGGTTATCGGGGTTGTTATGGCGACACTGTAGCAGATGCAAACAGTCCTGTTTTGCAATATGGTAAAACATTGCGTTATCAAGGTTTTACTTGCACATCTAAAAAGACAGGCTTAACTTGTGTTAACCGAGATAAAAAAGGTTGGGAACTGAGCAAAGAACGACAAAGATTTTTTTAA
- a CDS encoding ATP-binding protein, whose amino-acid sequence MSPEDITAQTTSGNNHDQPIHLSGSIQPHGLLLALNAELEIWQVSNNTQKYLDKQPQELLGQQLSCLLATPQIIAIEQCLEKKIGSFTTFKIPITTINGEQYFDGVVHRTSNALIVELEPRDSNDEVSFLGFYSLVSEAIAKLQNTSNLEEFLHLVATEYRKITAFDRVMVYQFDEQGAGAVVAEVKREDLPPYLGLHYPATDIPEPARQLYTQCLQRFIPNFSAQSVELITQNSPDTTPVDLSWAGLRSVDPCCVTYHQNMGAAAILVIALIKNQQLWGLISCHHQTPKYLTYEVRKICELLGQIVSLELGHKVIHSELDYEVRLKSLQAEFVELISQADNFIDALIKPQPSLLSLVSATGAAVCLDNEITLVGATPNIEQVRSLIIWVDSQISNRIFTTDSLPKQYPEAIEFKHTASGLLLLRISQIQRYYILWFRPEVVQTINWAGNPNTSIQVQTDGSVIFCPRTSFEKWQEIVQLTSLPWKQSEIDNALALKNAIVGIVLSKAEELAKINQELERSNHELASFAYAASHDLKEPLRGIYNFSTILIEDYAQVLDEDGIDYLQTVLSLSVRMETLINSLLRLSQLGQTELHLQLTDLNELLNQVIDVISASRHDAELDIQIPRPLPTVQCDAVLINDVFTNLMINALKYNDKSEPSVEIGFISEQESDKLPKSAVFPVFYVKDNGIGIQAHHYQTIFRLFKRLHSQEKYGGGTGAGLAISKKIVELHNGQIWVESSMGDGSTFYFTLRE is encoded by the coding sequence ATGAGTCCTGAAGACATCACTGCTCAAACTACTTCTGGAAACAACCATGACCAACCGATTCATCTCTCTGGGTCGATACAGCCGCATGGTTTATTACTCGCACTCAATGCTGAGTTAGAAATTTGGCAAGTTAGCAACAACACTCAGAAATATTTGGATAAACAACCCCAAGAGTTACTTGGTCAACAATTGAGTTGTTTACTGGCTACTCCACAAATAATAGCCATTGAACAGTGTTTAGAGAAAAAAATTGGTAGTTTCACAACTTTTAAAATACCCATTACAACTATCAATGGAGAACAATATTTTGATGGGGTTGTTCATCGGACAAGCAATGCTTTAATTGTGGAACTAGAGCCAAGAGACAGTAATGATGAGGTAAGTTTTTTAGGTTTTTATAGTTTGGTGAGTGAAGCGATCGCCAAATTACAAAATACCTCCAACCTGGAAGAGTTTCTGCATTTAGTAGCTACAGAATACCGCAAAATCACTGCTTTTGACCGAGTGATGGTTTATCAATTTGACGAGCAAGGTGCGGGTGCGGTGGTTGCGGAAGTCAAACGCGAAGATTTACCGCCTTATTTGGGACTTCACTATCCGGCTACAGATATTCCTGAACCTGCAAGACAGCTATATACTCAATGTTTGCAGCGATTTATCCCCAATTTCTCAGCCCAATCTGTGGAGTTGATCACACAAAATTCACCCGACACTACACCCGTTGATTTAAGCTGGGCTGGATTGCGGAGTGTTGACCCTTGCTGTGTTACATATCATCAAAATATGGGTGCAGCAGCTATTTTGGTGATTGCTTTAATTAAAAATCAGCAGTTATGGGGGTTAATTTCTTGTCATCATCAAACACCCAAGTATCTAACTTATGAAGTGCGGAAAATCTGCGAATTGTTAGGACAAATTGTCTCCTTAGAGTTAGGACATAAAGTCATTCACTCAGAATTAGACTATGAAGTCCGGCTGAAATCTCTCCAGGCGGAATTTGTCGAGTTAATTTCTCAAGCAGATAATTTTATTGATGCGCTAATTAAACCGCAACCGAGTTTATTATCTCTGGTGAGTGCCACTGGGGCGGCGGTATGCCTAGATAATGAAATTACCCTGGTGGGTGCAACACCAAATATAGAACAAGTGCGATCGCTAATTATTTGGGTAGACAGTCAAATTAGCAATCGCATTTTTACCACCGATTCTCTACCGAAACAGTACCCAGAGGCGATTGAATTTAAACATACCGCCAGTGGCTTACTGTTGTTACGCATTTCCCAAATCCAGCGTTATTATATTCTCTGGTTTCGCCCAGAAGTTGTACAAACTATTAATTGGGCGGGAAATCCCAACACATCAATTCAGGTACAGACGGATGGTAGCGTTATTTTTTGTCCGCGCACATCCTTTGAAAAGTGGCAAGAAATAGTCCAATTAACTTCTCTACCTTGGAAACAGTCTGAGATTGATAACGCGTTGGCTTTAAAAAATGCGATCGTCGGGATTGTCCTTTCCAAAGCGGAAGAGTTAGCCAAAATCAATCAAGAACTAGAACGCAGTAACCACGAACTTGCATCCTTTGCTTATGCGGCTTCTCACGACCTTAAAGAACCCTTGCGCGGCATTTATAACTTCTCGACAATTTTAATCGAAGATTATGCCCAAGTTCTTGATGAAGATGGCATTGACTACTTACAGACTGTACTTTCTTTGTCTGTGCGGATGGAAACTCTGATTAATTCCCTGTTACGTCTCTCACAACTAGGACAAACAGAACTCCATCTCCAACTTACCGATCTCAATGAATTATTGAATCAAGTAATAGATGTGATTAGTGCTAGTCGTCATGACGCTGAACTTGATATTCAGATTCCTCGCCCTTTACCAACAGTTCAGTGTGACGCAGTATTAATCAACGACGTTTTTACTAATTTGATGATCAATGCTTTGAAATATAACGATAAATCAGAGCCATCAGTTGAAATTGGCTTTATCAGTGAACAGGAATCAGATAAACTCCCAAAATCTGCCGTATTTCCTGTTTTTTATGTCAAAGATAACGGTATTGGCATTCAAGCGCATCATTACCAAACTATCTTTCGCCTATTTAAACGGCTACACTCTCAAGAAAAGTATGGCGGAGGAACGGGAGCAGGACTCGCCATTTCTAAAAAAATTGTTGAGTTACACAACGGTCAAATTTGGGTTGAATCCAGTATGGGTGATGGTTCTACCTTTTATTTCACTTTGCGAGAATAG
- a CDS encoding response regulator, translating to MTKKLNKPLLVVEDSNEDFKVLQRLMRRLAVQNPIYRCTNGDEVLDLLYQEESSQNPNSIPTPSVILLDLNLPGIDGRDILERLKQDMCLKKIPIVVFTTSSNPKDIEFCYQKGANGYLVKPMDAQELQKTVQAFVDYWLESNTVPPGD from the coding sequence ATGACGAAAAAACTTAACAAACCTCTGTTGGTTGTTGAGGATAGCAATGAAGACTTTAAAGTGTTGCAACGCCTGATGCGGCGGTTGGCTGTCCAGAACCCCATATACAGATGTACTAATGGGGATGAGGTTTTAGACTTGCTTTATCAAGAAGAAAGTTCGCAAAACCCTAACAGCATACCAACGCCTTCTGTCATTTTGCTTGACCTGAATTTACCGGGTATTGATGGCCGTGACATCCTCGAACGGCTCAAGCAAGATATGTGTTTAAAAAAAATCCCCATTGTGGTTTTTACCACATCATCCAACCCCAAAGACATTGAATTTTGCTACCAAAAGGGGGCTAATGGCTATTTAGTCAAGCCGATGGATGCTCAAGAACTACAAAAGACGGTTCAAGCATTTGTTGACTATTGGTTGGAGAGTAATACAGTGCCACCTGGGGATTAA
- a CDS encoding ATP-binding protein, with translation MPDTWTLLIIDDCAEDRKIYRRYLLKDPQNSYQIFEADSAEEGLALCQSIHCDVILLDFCLPDMSGLDLLERLKKRKVEAPVSIIMLTGRGDEAVAVQAMKRGAYDYLVKQHLQLDVLQLAVRNAIKQSCLEVKLSKTQERQRLIATTALRIRQSLNLEEILHTAVVEVQQLLKCDRVMVYQFTSDMDGKIVASSGEPEQICDRLWDTCYQEESSFVTTQVAHSSVTTKQKNLVVAYSNLGENHHWRCRISHNHEASLSHLCFHIKEQLNAQANLVVPINLNQNNNPNPKLWGFLIAQPTSEDRLWPDDEVEILNQVSVQLAIAIQQAELLAMTQAALVKEKELNKFKSQIVTTVSHEYRTPLASILAAASTIKQNGAQLNESRKNRFLQIIEQKARHLSKLVDDMLLVHQLELDKTKFKPQQLDLLQFISELIEDQQEVLGDRHELILQVTGNHQNFWGDRGLLRQILLNLLSNAIKYSPAGGNIEIYLNGKESEILIEIQDKGIGIPVADQENLFKSFSRGSNVDTIPGTGLGLVITKACVELHGGSISLSSQEGQGTKVTIRLPRQHSNS, from the coding sequence ATGCCGGACACCTGGACGCTACTCATCATTGATGATTGTGCCGAGGATCGGAAAATTTATCGTCGATATCTCTTAAAAGATCCTCAAAATTCATATCAGATATTCGAGGCCGATTCTGCGGAAGAAGGGCTGGCTTTGTGCCAATCAATCCATTGTGACGTGATTTTGCTGGATTTTTGCCTACCTGATATGAGTGGGTTAGATTTGCTGGAGCGTTTGAAAAAGCGTAAGGTTGAAGCCCCTGTATCCATAATTATGTTGACAGGGCGTGGTGATGAAGCAGTTGCAGTACAAGCAATGAAACGAGGCGCGTATGATTATTTAGTTAAGCAGCACCTCCAGTTAGATGTATTACAATTAGCAGTCCGCAATGCCATTAAACAATCTTGCCTAGAAGTTAAACTCAGCAAAACGCAAGAACGACAGCGTTTAATTGCTACGACAGCACTTCGTATTCGCCAGTCGCTGAATCTAGAAGAAATTCTGCATACGGCTGTTGTTGAAGTCCAGCAACTTTTGAAGTGCGATCGCGTGATGGTCTATCAGTTTACTTCTGATATGGATGGTAAGATAGTCGCATCATCTGGAGAACCTGAGCAAATATGCGATCGCCTCTGGGATACTTGCTATCAAGAAGAAAGCAGCTTTGTCACTACACAAGTAGCTCATAGTAGCGTCACAACTAAACAAAAAAATTTAGTTGTGGCTTACAGCAATCTTGGCGAAAATCATCATTGGCGATGCAGAATTTCCCATAACCATGAAGCGAGTTTGAGCCATTTGTGTTTTCATATAAAAGAACAACTAAATGCTCAAGCAAATCTGGTAGTTCCCATTAATCTGAACCAAAACAATAACCCCAATCCAAAACTTTGGGGATTTTTGATTGCTCAACCTACTTCTGAAGATAGACTATGGCCAGATGACGAAGTAGAGATTCTCAATCAAGTATCCGTCCAATTAGCGATCGCTATTCAACAAGCAGAACTATTAGCGATGACTCAAGCCGCATTAGTCAAAGAAAAGGAACTCAACAAATTTAAATCTCAAATCGTCACCACAGTTTCTCACGAATACCGCACACCCTTAGCTTCCATCTTGGCTGCTGCATCAACAATTAAGCAGAACGGCGCACAACTGAATGAGTCGAGAAAAAATCGCTTCTTGCAAATCATTGAGCAAAAAGCTAGGCATCTTTCCAAACTAGTGGATGATATGCTGTTAGTCCATCAACTCGAACTCGACAAAACAAAATTTAAGCCGCAGCAGCTAGATTTACTGCAATTTATTTCCGAGTTAATCGAAGATCAGCAAGAAGTATTAGGCGATCGCCATGAACTAATTTTACAGGTTACAGGCAATCATCAAAACTTTTGGGGCGATCGCGGACTTTTACGGCAAATATTGTTGAATTTATTATCCAATGCCATCAAATATTCACCAGCAGGCGGCAATATAGAAATTTATCTGAATGGTAAAGAATCCGAAATTCTCATAGAAATTCAAGATAAAGGCATTGGTATTCCTGTAGCAGATCAAGAAAACCTGTTCAAATCCTTCAGTCGTGGGAGTAATGTTGACACCATCCCAGGAACAGGTTTGGGCTTAGTAATTACTAAAGCCTGTGTAGAGTTACATGGCGGCAGTATTAGTTTATCTAGTCAAGAAGGACAGGGAACTAAAGTTACCATTAGGTTGCCAAGGCAGCATTCTAACTCGTAA
- a CDS encoding orange carotenoid-binding protein, translated as MPITIDSARGIFPETLSADAVPATIARFKQLSAEDQLAWTWFAYLEMGKTITIAAPGAARMQFAEGTLDQIRKMTFPEQSQVMCDLANNADTPICRTYATWSANIKLGFWYQLGVWMDQGIVAPIPAGYQLSANASAVLQAVRELDQGQQITVLRNSVVDMGFDPNKLGDYTRVAEPVVAPKDVSQRTQVTIEGLTNATVLSYMDNLNANDFGALIDLFAPDAALQPPFQRPIVGRDAILRFFNEECQNLSLLPERGVAEPAEEGYTQIKVTGKVQTPWFGAGVGMNMAWRFLINPKGKIFFVAIDLLASPKELLNLVR; from the coding sequence ATGCCAATTACAATAGACTCGGCTCGTGGTATTTTTCCAGAAACCCTATCTGCTGATGCAGTACCAGCCACAATTGCTAGATTTAAGCAACTCAGTGCAGAAGATCAGCTGGCATGGACTTGGTTTGCTTATTTAGAAATGGGTAAAACAATTACTATTGCGGCTCCAGGCGCTGCTCGTATGCAGTTTGCCGAAGGAACTCTCGATCAAATTCGGAAAATGACTTTTCCTGAGCAAAGTCAGGTGATGTGCGATCTAGCCAACAATGCTGATACTCCTATTTGTCGTACCTATGCTACTTGGTCAGCAAACATCAAACTAGGGTTCTGGTATCAACTTGGAGTATGGATGGATCAAGGTATCGTTGCTCCCATCCCTGCTGGTTATCAGCTCTCTGCCAATGCTTCAGCAGTACTGCAAGCAGTTAGAGAACTGGATCAAGGACAACAAATTACCGTCTTACGCAATTCTGTAGTTGATATGGGATTTGATCCTAACAAGTTGGGCGACTATACCAGAGTCGCTGAACCTGTTGTTGCGCCTAAGGATGTGTCGCAACGCACTCAAGTCACCATTGAAGGACTGACAAATGCAACAGTGCTGAGTTATATGGACAACCTTAATGCCAATGATTTTGGGGCATTAATTGATTTGTTCGCACCTGATGCAGCTTTGCAACCTCCTTTCCAAAGACCAATCGTTGGCAGAGATGCTATTCTGCGATTTTTTAACGAAGAATGCCAAAACCTCAGCTTGCTTCCAGAACGAGGTGTTGCTGAACCAGCAGAAGAGGGTTACACCCAAATCAAAGTTACAGGTAAAGTCCAAACTCCTTGGTTTGGCGCTGGTGTCGGGATGAATATGGCTTGGCGATTTTTAATTAATCCTAAAGGCAAAATTTTCTTTGTAGCAATTGATTTGTTGGCATCTCCTAAAGAACTATTAAATTTAGTTCGCTAG
- a CDS encoding tetratricopeptide repeat protein, producing the protein MNNHELYFQGLEKAKQKDYAGAIADFSQVIQLMPFDAEAYLHRGLAYYDSGQILLAVSDYTEALKIDAKFVEAYYSRALARVALKNFPGALADVEQAINLRSNHAAAYNLRGIVRRKQGFIQDAIASFKQAAELYLQQQDKENCRLCLEQIKQLKPPVKAAVQVQNSVTAPIISTKDYFTQLLDKAEKGDTREAIADLNWVLQADPQDAQAYCCRGVVRCKMGNYREAIADFNQALLLKFQDAIVYRNRGKARAFLGDHQGAIADFNQALKMQPQDALIYVARGNVYRAMGNYLGAIQDYTQALQINSDDASAYYNRGIAHTLLEEMQSAVEDYQRAASIYCEQEDWDNYQQALNSLQKIQTTYPESKKQKYNLLRQKLLRLVGGYWEIAQRLIDQKQDYYPGMSDDWYMQKVIEDLERDRGR; encoded by the coding sequence ATGAATAATCACGAACTCTATTTTCAGGGGTTAGAAAAAGCCAAACAAAAAGATTATGCTGGGGCGATCGCAGATTTTAGCCAAGTAATACAGCTGATGCCATTTGATGCAGAGGCGTATTTGCACAGAGGTTTGGCGTATTATGATTCAGGGCAAATTCTTTTGGCAGTTTCCGATTATACCGAAGCCTTAAAAATTGATGCTAAATTTGTCGAAGCTTATTATAGTCGTGCATTAGCGCGAGTGGCGCTAAAAAACTTCCCTGGCGCGTTGGCTGATGTAGAACAGGCGATTAATCTGCGTAGTAATCATGCCGCAGCTTATAATTTGCGGGGAATAGTGCGCCGCAAACAAGGATTTATTCAAGATGCGATCGCTAGTTTTAAACAAGCCGCAGAATTATATTTACAACAACAAGATAAAGAAAATTGTCGTCTCTGTCTAGAACAAATTAAACAGCTAAAACCTCCAGTTAAAGCAGCCGTACAAGTGCAAAATTCGGTAACTGCACCTATCATCTCTACCAAAGATTATTTTACGCAACTATTAGACAAAGCCGAAAAGGGAGATACACGGGAGGCGATCGCCGATTTAAACTGGGTATTACAAGCAGATCCTCAAGATGCTCAAGCTTATTGCTGTCGAGGTGTGGTGCGTTGCAAAATGGGGAATTATCGTGAAGCTATAGCCGATTTTAACCAAGCACTGTTACTCAAGTTTCAAGATGCTATCGTCTATCGCAACCGAGGTAAAGCCCGTGCCTTTTTGGGAGATCATCAAGGTGCGATCGCCGATTTTAACCAAGCACTCAAAATGCAGCCTCAAGATGCTTTGATATATGTTGCCAGAGGCAATGTTTATCGAGCAATGGGTAATTATCTAGGGGCAATTCAAGATTATACCCAAGCTCTGCAAATTAATTCTGATGATGCCTCAGCTTATTACAATCGTGGCATTGCTCATACATTACTCGAAGAAATGCAAAGCGCGGTAGAAGATTATCAACGTGCAGCTAGTATTTATTGTGAACAAGAAGATTGGGATAATTACCAACAAGCTTTAAATAGTCTGCAAAAAATCCAGACAACTTATCCTGAATCGAAAAAGCAAAAGTATAACTTATTACGCCAAAAACTTTTGCGCTTAGTTGGCGGTTATTGGGAAATTGCTCAACGATTAATTGACCAAAAACAAGATTATTATCCAGGGATGTCAGATGATTGGTATATGCAAAAAGTGATTGAGGATTTAGAACGCGATCGCGGTAGATAA